The window GAAGAGTTGTCACCAGAAAAAATGGTCGTCGTTGATTTAGATGGAAACGTCGTAGAAGGTGATTTAAAACCATCAAGTGATACAGCAACCCATTGTGTGCTATATAAACATTTTTCTAACATTAACGGGATTGTTCATACACATTCTCCTTGGGCTGTAGTGTTTGCTCAAGCTGGACTTGAAATTCCTGCAGCAGGTACAACACATGCTGATACATTTTATGGTCCTGTTCCAGTAACAAGAGCGATGAAGGAAGAGGAAGTTGTCACGGATTATGAAAAACAAACCGGTGATGTCATCGTTGAAACTTTTACAGAAAGAAGTCTAGATCCAGATCAAATTCCAGCAGTATTAGTTAATGACCACGGTCCATTTACATGGGGCAAATCGCCTCTTGATGCCGTACATCATGCAGTCGTTTTAGAAGAAGTCGCAAAGATGACATATCATACGATACAACTAAATCCACACCGTATTGACATGGATCAATACCTTTTAGACAAACACTTTTTAAGAAAACATGGGAAAAACGCCTATTACGGTCAAACAAAATAGATTATTTTCCATTGGAGGTTTTGCGTATGTTAAAAACAAGAAATTATGAATTTTGGTTTGTTGTTGGGAGTCAACATTTGTATGGACCCGAGGCATTAGAAGAAGTTGAAAAAAACACTATTAAGATTATTGATGAATTGAATAAAAGTGGTAAGCTACCATATAAAGTTGTTTTTAAAACAGTTGCAACAACAGCTGATAGTATTACTCAAGTCATGAAAGATGTTAACTATAACGACCATGTAGCAGGTGTCATTACGTGGATGCATACTTTTTCTCCTGCTAAAAACTGGATTAGAGGTACAAAACTACTGCAAAAACCATTGCTTCATTTAGCTACACAGTTTCTTGACCATATCCCTTGGAAAACAATTGATATGGACTACATGAATCTACATCAAAGTGCCCATGGAGATCGTGAATATGGCTATATTAATGCAAGATTAGACAAAAGAAATAAGGTTGTCGTAGGGTATTGGAAAGATAAAAATGTACAAAAACAAATTGCAGATTGGATGAATGTTGCCGTAGCGTATAATGAGAGTTTCAATATTAAAGTTGCAAGATTCGGAGATAACATGAGAAATGTAGCCGTTACAGAAGGTGATAAAATTGAAGCTCAGATTAAGTTTGGGTGGACAGTTGATTATTATGGTATCGGCGATCTTGTAGCTGAAATGAAAGATGTGACAGAACAAGAGATTAATGAAATTTATGATGAATGCCAAGAAAAATATGAATTTGTGATTGGAGACAATGATCCTAAATATTTTGAAGAACATGTTAAAGAACAAATCCGTATCGAGATTGCTTTACGGAAATTTCTTGAAAGAGGCGGATATACAGCCTTTACTACGAACTTTGAAGATTTATGGGGAATGAAACAGCTACCAGGTATGGCCGTACAAAGATTAAACGCGGAAGGGTATGGTTTCGCTGGTGAAGGAGATTGGAAAACAGCAGCTCTTGATCGTTTATTAAAAATTATGGCTCATAATGAGAAAACGGGATTTATGGAAGATTATACGTACAACTTAGTGAAAGGAAATGAAGAAATTCTAGGTGCACATATGCTTGAAGTCGATCCAACATTAGCCAGCACAAAGATTAAAGTAGAAGTTCATCCTTTGGGCATTGGTGATCGAGAGGCACCGGCACGCCTTGTATTTGATGGTTCTGAAGGTGAAGGCATTAACGTAACGGTATCTGACTTTGGTGATCAATTTAAAATGATCATGTATGAAGTCGAAGGTAAGACACCGGTTGAAGAAGCGCCAAATCTTCCAGTAGCTCGTCAAATTTGGACACCGAAAGTTGGCTTTTATGAAGGTGTTCGTCGCTGGATTGAATATGGTGGAGGTCACCACACAGTTTTCTCTCTTAAAGTCACACCAGAACAAATCGAGGATTTTGCTAACATGGTTGGAGTTGAGTTAGTAAATATTAAATAAAAGAATTGATTGATTATTAAAATTAAGTTGGGCTGTCCGAAATGTCAATTGAATTTGACCTTCGGTTTGGCCCTTTTGCTATTTTTACGGATAAAAAACTGTCCTTATTTGAAGAAAGAAGTTGGCGTGATAACAATGTAACATGCATATGTCAAAAGAGCGAACTGGGAAACTTTGAGTTTCTCAATTCGCTCTTTTTTAGTAAGCGTAAAGTAATCCCCACCTGTATTCAGATGGGATTTCATGTATGCTTTATTTAGATTTTTTAGGAACACGGCATTCCTGCGGAAGCGTCGGTGACCATGGCAGGAATTCAGCTAATTTTGTTTTATCTGTCGTATCTATATTGGGAAGCTCTTGAAACAGATAGCTAAGGTAGTTGAATGGATCCAACTCGTTTTCCTTGGATGTCTCCACAACACTATAGATGATCGCACTAGACCTTGCTCCTTTTGATGTATTACTGAAGAGCCAGTTTTTGCGACCGATCACAAAAGGTTTAATTGACCGTTCCCCGCGATTATTATCGATCTCCAAACGGCCGTCCTCTAAAAATGCCTCCAACCGCTCCCATTGGTTACGACAATACTTGATCGCTTTGCCAAGTGCGCTTTTTGGCAGTACGCGCGGCATTTGCTCTTTAAGCCATGACAAAAAAGCCTCAAGCACGGGTTTGCTGTGCTCCAGCCGTGCTTGATAGCGCTCCTCTGGACTTGCATCTTTAAGCTTGTGCTCAATTTCAAAAAGTTTATTGCAATAGGCCAGACCTTCCTTTGCTTTGACGGTGGAAGTGCTCGCCGATTCAGGCAGTGCCTGCAGGGCTTCTGTGAATTTGCGGCGGGCATGGGCCCAGCACCCGACCAATTTCACATCGGGGAGGACGTTATAACCCGCATACCCGTCCACATGCAAATATCCCCGGAAGCCGTCCAAAAAACGGCGTGGGTGCTTGCCTGCACGGGTTTGCTGGTAATCGTATAAGACGATTGGTGTATCCCCGCGACCGGTACGATAAAGCCATATGTAGGAAGTCGATGTCGCTGGCCGGTCCGGTTCAGACAGGACCTGCAAGGTTGTCTCATCCGCATGCAGACGATCCTTCTGTAGGAGGTGCTCATGCATCTCATCGTAAATGAGACTAAGCCAAGTTTGAGCCCCATAAATTGTCCAATTGGCCAGCGTTTGCCGAGGTATGGACACGCCAAAGCGTTCCAGTTGTTTCTCCTGGCGATACAGGGGCATACCTTCTATGTATTTTTGTGTCATGGTATAAGCCATTGACGACGGAGACGCTAGGCTTCCAGGGAAAACAGGTTCCGGCATCTTCGCTGTCACAATAGGTGTGTTCAGTTCATGACGCTCACAGTGACGGCAGCTATATACATGACGCACATGTTCGACTACTTTCACTTGGGCAGGAATGACTTTCAATTCCTTGCGTACTTCTGTGCTCATTTCATGCATGGCACCGCCACAGCACGAACAGACCTGTTCCTCATCAGACAAACGGTATTCGATCGTCTCTGTAGGCAGGTTTTCAAGCATGCGTTTGCGTTGGCCGTGTTGTTTCTTGCGTCTATATGTCATCGTCTCAACGGTAGGCTCTTCCATAGCTGGATCAGCCGTGGACTCGGCTTCGTTGAAAAGGGAGAGCTGGTCCGGATGGGTCTTCTCGCTGGAAGCTCCGAATCGGCGTTGCTGGCTGAGGCGGAATTGTTCCTCATACCATTTTAATTTCGCTTCCAACTCTTCCTTTTCCATTTGGAGCTTTTCGTTGAGCGCTTTGTAATATTCAATTGTGCCTTTTGAAGTCTGCGCTGATTTTTCCATATGTCCAGTATACGGAAAAGAATCCAACTTGCCTAGTATCGAATTCTTTTTTTATTTATTTGTTTTATAGAAGGATGCGTGCCTTCACTTCCTGATGCGCTTGTTTTTGTTCGATTGGCAAGCCGTCCAGCAGCCAGCGCAGCTGGCGTGAACTGATAGACATGGGCGCTGTATCATTCTCCGACGGCCAGTGGAACGTCCCTTTTTCCAGACGGCGATAATGAAGCCAGAAGCCGTTATGTTCCCATTGAAGAATCTTTAACTTGTCCCGTTTCCGGTTACAAAACACGAATAAGCACGGAGAGAAGGGATCGAGTTCAAAGCATTCCTGTACAATAGCGGCCAGTCCGTCAATCGATTTGCGAAGATCCGTACTGCCACGCGCCAGATAGACACGTTCAAACGGGGAATTCATCAACATTGGTGTTGCAGCACCCGAATCACATCGGTTAATAGATCCAGATTGGCACCGGGCCGTACTTCAACGGAGATCGCATCAACGTGTAAAAAGATCGGACCTTGACCTGAAGAAGGCAAGGATTCTTCTACCTGAACAGCCAGCCACTGCGTCTGGACAGGCGTTTCAGTGCAACTGCCACCGCGGGAGAACTGCCTCACCCAATAGTACATTTGGTGAGTTTTGATTCCTTGATCCCGGCAACCACTCCGCTATACTCTGTCCACTCTCTTTCCAGGCATCATATCGTGCTTTCCATTCTATTCTTTTTTCTTTTAGGGTCATGGCAAAACCTCCCGAATCATTCTAAGAAGATTATCACACGGATGACCTATGATCGGAATGTGGGTTTTATTTGACGCTTACGTTTTTTTGTGTGTTTTGAGGAAAAAGTGAGTTCATGGTCTAACTATAACCGATTTTTCCCGACAAATCAAAAGAAAAGTATGTTCATCAAGTCTATGAAACCAGTTTTTTTCATCAAATTCGAGAAAAACTGCATTCGTAAGGTTTCCGCTCCTATCTTCTGCAAAAGGTGTGCGTTCATTAACTTTATAGAAAGTGTCCTTTATACAATAAGTTAGAATTTGCGAGCATTTTTGGAGAATTAAAGGGAAATTGGGTAAAAAGATACCCATAAGTAATATGAACACCGATCTCCCCCACAAATCCACCATGTGTGAGTAAAATGTTTGTGGGAGAAATTCTTAGAATTCCCCGATGAGGGGGTTGGGAACGTAGGTTCGCAATCCCCCTCATCGGGGCCACCAAGCAAAGTGCGGTAGGATCCCAAGCAGGAAACATGAAAAAAGGACTCTCTCCCTGGTAAGATGATCATTGTTCACACCATCAAACAGGAGGAGAGAGTCCCATGAATATTCAACAACATCTTACCACAAATTCGTTGACATGGAAAGAGATCGAACTTGATTTGTTTCGAGCCTTGCAAAACGCCTTCACCGAGCTGTTTACGGCTCTGTTGGAGGACATCGACCGACAATTGGCGGAAACCCGGGACAAGCGCCGGTACCACTTGAAAGACAAACGACGCACCACGATTCAAACCTTGTTTGGCGAAGTTACCTTTGAGCGAAACTACTATTTAGACCGAGAACAAAACCGTTACACGTTTTTGCTTGATTCCTTTTTAGCGTTTGATGGATCGCAGTCAATCAGCCCTTGTCTAGAAGAAACGGCGATGGGATTGGCTGTGGAGTGCTCTTCCTATCGCAAAGCGGCTCATACGCTTGCCCAGATGGTCGGGTATCCGGTGATGAGCCATGAGACGATCCGCCAGTTGGTGCTCGAGGCTGAAGTTCCGCTGCACTGCCCGGTTGACCAGCGATATGGACGGGTGCTGTTTGTGGAGGCCGATGGACTGTTTGTCTCTCTCCAAGGGAAGGGAAAACGGGCCAAGGAAGACAAAATCCTGACCGTTCACGAAGGATGGAAGCGCAACGGCTCACGGATCGAATTCGTGAATCAGCGCCATTACGTCCATGAAGGCAAGGGGGAGGTGTGGGAAGGCTTCGAGGAATTTTTGATGAACGAATATGCCTATGATCCGTGTCGGGATCTTCTTGTCATCAACGGGGACGGCGCTCCATGGATTACCGCGTGCCGGGAGTATTTCAAAGGACGGGTCTGCTTCCAATTGGATCGATTCCACGTGGCGCGTGAGTTGCGCCAATGCCTCTCGGGCCATCCACGGTGGCAGGCGATTCGGCAAAAGCTGGCGAAGCAGGATGAAGAGAAGCTGCTTGTGGAACTGAACAGCGCCCTCGGCACGCTGGGGGACGAAGCGAAAGAACAACAGCTGGCTGCCTTGATCCACCGGATCGAATCGATGCCGGGATGCATCCGTGATTACCGGGAATGGCTGAAGGAGCAAGGAGTGGACACAACGGGCATGTATCCGATGGGGAGGGCTGAAAGCGTGATGAGCCAGCTGGCGTATCGGGTGAAATACCGCCGCAGTTGGACAGACAAGGGACTCAGGGCGTTTTTCAAGGCAATGATTGCCCGGATGGATGGGATTCGTCTTTTCGGACATCGTTTAGGAGAAGAATCGTC of the Bacillus smithii genome contains:
- a CDS encoding L-ribulose-5-phosphate 4-epimerase — encoded protein: MLEELKKEVYEANMLLPKYNLITFTWGNVSGIDREKNLVVIKPSGVEYEELSPEKMVVVDLDGNVVEGDLKPSSDTATHCVLYKHFSNINGIVHTHSPWAVVFAQAGLEIPAAGTTHADTFYGPVPVTRAMKEEEVVTDYEKQTGDVIVETFTERSLDPDQIPAVLVNDHGPFTWGKSPLDAVHHAVVLEEVAKMTYHTIQLNPHRIDMDQYLLDKHFLRKHGKNAYYGQTK
- the araA gene encoding L-arabinose isomerase — translated: MLKTRNYEFWFVVGSQHLYGPEALEEVEKNTIKIIDELNKSGKLPYKVVFKTVATTADSITQVMKDVNYNDHVAGVITWMHTFSPAKNWIRGTKLLQKPLLHLATQFLDHIPWKTIDMDYMNLHQSAHGDREYGYINARLDKRNKVVVGYWKDKNVQKQIADWMNVAVAYNESFNIKVARFGDNMRNVAVTEGDKIEAQIKFGWTVDYYGIGDLVAEMKDVTEQEINEIYDECQEKYEFVIGDNDPKYFEEHVKEQIRIEIALRKFLERGGYTAFTTNFEDLWGMKQLPGMAVQRLNAEGYGFAGEGDWKTAALDRLLKIMAHNEKTGFMEDYTYNLVKGNEEILGAHMLEVDPTLASTKIKVEVHPLGIGDREAPARLVFDGSEGEGINVTVSDFGDQFKMIMYEVEGKTPVEEAPNLPVARQIWTPKVGFYEGVRRWIEYGGGHHTVFSLKVTPEQIEDFANMVGVELVNIK
- the tnpC gene encoding IS66 family transposase encodes the protein MEKSAQTSKGTIEYYKALNEKLQMEKEELEAKLKWYEEQFRLSQQRRFGASSEKTHPDQLSLFNEAESTADPAMEEPTVETMTYRRKKQHGQRKRMLENLPTETIEYRLSDEEQVCSCCGGAMHEMSTEVRKELKVIPAQVKVVEHVRHVYSCRHCERHELNTPIVTAKMPEPVFPGSLASPSSMAYTMTQKYIEGMPLYRQEKQLERFGVSIPRQTLANWTIYGAQTWLSLIYDEMHEHLLQKDRLHADETTLQVLSEPDRPATSTSYIWLYRTGRGDTPIVLYDYQQTRAGKHPRRFLDGFRGYLHVDGYAGYNVLPDVKLVGCWAHARRKFTEALQALPESASTSTVKAKEGLAYCNKLFEIEHKLKDASPEERYQARLEHSKPVLEAFLSWLKEQMPRVLPKSALGKAIKYCRNQWERLEAFLEDGRLEIDNNRGERSIKPFVIGRKNWLFSNTSKGARSSAIIYSVVETSKENELDPFNYLSYLFQELPNIDTTDKTKLAEFLPWSPTLPQECRVPKKSK
- the tnpB gene encoding IS66 family insertion sequence element accessory protein TnpB (TnpB, as the term is used for proteins encoded by IS66 family insertion elements, is considered an accessory protein, since TnpC, encoded by a neighboring gene, is a DDE family transposase.), encoding MLMNSPFERVYLARGSTDLRKSIDGLAAIVQECFELDPFSPCLFVFCNRKRDKLKILQWEHNGFWLHYRRLEKGTFHWPSENDTAPMSISSRQLRWLLDGLPIEQKQAHQEVKARILL
- a CDS encoding ISLre2 family transposase, whose amino-acid sequence is MNIQQHLTTNSLTWKEIELDLFRALQNAFTELFTALLEDIDRQLAETRDKRRYHLKDKRRTTIQTLFGEVTFERNYYLDREQNRYTFLLDSFLAFDGSQSISPCLEETAMGLAVECSSYRKAAHTLAQMVGYPVMSHETIRQLVLEAEVPLHCPVDQRYGRVLFVEADGLFVSLQGKGKRAKEDKILTVHEGWKRNGSRIEFVNQRHYVHEGKGEVWEGFEEFLMNEYAYDPCRDLLVINGDGAPWITACREYFKGRVCFQLDRFHVARELRQCLSGHPRWQAIRQKLAKQDEEKLLVELNSALGTLGDEAKEQQLAALIHRIESMPGCIRDYREWLKEQGVDTTGMYPMGRAESVMSQLAYRVKYRRSWTDKGLRAFFKAMIARMDGIRLFGHRLGEESSHPAEETASTKQTIVNKAKQRIRRLLPEVTRNNVPYLQQSSGTPIYHALSEFKGW